Proteins encoded in a region of the Paenibacillus pedocola genome:
- a CDS encoding ASCH domain-containing protein produces MTENTAIADYWNAYVEEHPEAADKYDSAWAFGDSPRLANELLELVLQGIKTGTASNKVLFEQQGLSLPFIGGHSILLDGDGTPRVIIETTHIETVPFNEVTAEFAYSEGEDDRSLKSWRHEHEVYFTREFNRYGMSFDPTMKVVCENFRVVHVKQMP; encoded by the coding sequence ATGACTGAAAACACAGCTATAGCAGACTATTGGAACGCATATGTAGAGGAGCACCCGGAGGCAGCGGATAAATACGACAGTGCATGGGCCTTCGGTGACAGCCCCCGGCTGGCAAATGAGCTCCTGGAACTGGTACTGCAAGGAATTAAGACGGGGACTGCCTCCAATAAGGTACTGTTCGAACAGCAGGGATTGAGTCTGCCTTTTATCGGCGGCCACTCCATCCTGCTGGATGGAGACGGTACGCCGAGGGTAATCATCGAGACAACGCATATCGAGACCGTCCCCTTTAATGAAGTGACTGCGGAATTCGCTTATTCCGAGGGCGAAGATGACCGTTCGCTGAAATCGTGGCGGCATGAGCACGAAGTGTATTTCACAAGAGAATTTAATCGCTACGGCATGTCCTTCGACCCCACAATGAAAGTAGTGTGTGAGAACTTCCGTGTGGTGCATGTGAAGCAAATGCCGTAA
- a CDS encoding chromate transporter codes for MKSTNNEYVQLAVAMCRTGILGYGGGPSVIPLIRHDAVTRYGWLTDDEFGETLAIANALPGPIATKMAAYLGYKLKGVRGAILSVLAHILPSCIAMIALLSAVNYLSGSKTVAGMIAAVSPVIAVMLGMMAYEFAQKAFKGLGKWIGTAFLVLALVLLEVLHLHPAIVIVLYLGYGTVHYRILAGKNKKGGTA; via the coding sequence GTGAAATCGACCAATAATGAATATGTGCAGCTTGCGGTGGCGATGTGCAGAACGGGAATTCTCGGCTACGGCGGAGGCCCGTCTGTCATCCCGCTGATCCGGCATGATGCCGTAACCCGGTACGGCTGGCTGACAGATGACGAGTTCGGTGAGACGCTGGCTATCGCAAACGCCTTGCCGGGACCGATCGCCACCAAAATGGCCGCCTATCTCGGCTATAAGCTAAAAGGAGTCCGCGGGGCCATACTCTCCGTGCTGGCGCATATCCTGCCCAGTTGTATCGCTATGATCGCCCTGCTCTCTGCCGTCAATTATTTAAGCGGCTCCAAAACCGTGGCGGGAATGATCGCCGCCGTTTCGCCCGTCATAGCGGTGATGCTCGGAATGATGGCGTACGAATTCGCACAAAAAGCCTTCAAAGGGCTTGGAAAATGGATTGGAACAGCTTTTCTCGTACTGGCGCTGGTGCTGCTGGAAGTACTGCATCTGCACCCGGCCATCGTCATTGTGCTCTATCTCGGTTACGGAACGGTTCATTACCGGATACTTGCGGGGAAGAATAAGAAGGGGGGGACCGCCTAA
- a CDS encoding dipeptidase translates to MTYEQYFQAEREAQLSELKEWLAIPSISALSVHKEDVNSAAHWLTDTLKRAGLENIEIHPTAGHPVIYADYQHAPGKPTILVYGHYDVQPVDPLNLWTTPPFEPEIRDGKLYARGATDDKGQVFMHIKAIEAILKQEGTLPVNIKLCIEGEEEIGSVNLPPFLEASKDKLAADAVLVSDTALLERGRPAICTGLRGLCSLEVSVHTASTDLHSGSYGGGVPNALHALVSLLSSLHDDKGRVAVEGFYQGVPELSPLLREEFAKQGVNEEKIRESLGLDQLYGEEGYSFVERVGARPTLELNGVYGGFQGEGSKTVIPKEAHAKITCRLVGDQDPQHILDAVEAHLNANIQAGAKVHVKQMEKARAFNIDPSNPILQTAADAFGKVYGTRALFTKDGGSIPIMESFSRILKAPVVLMGFGLDDENLHAPDEHFNLENFDKGLLTIVEFLKTV, encoded by the coding sequence ATGACTTATGAACAATATTTCCAGGCTGAGCGCGAAGCTCAGCTCTCTGAACTGAAGGAATGGCTGGCCATTCCCAGTATCTCTGCCCTTTCTGTGCATAAAGAGGACGTGAACTCGGCAGCCCATTGGCTGACAGATACCCTGAAACGTGCCGGACTGGAGAATATTGAAATCCATCCTACCGCGGGCCATCCGGTGATATATGCAGATTACCAGCATGCTCCAGGGAAGCCGACTATTCTGGTTTACGGTCACTATGACGTGCAGCCGGTAGATCCGCTGAACTTGTGGACAACGCCTCCGTTCGAACCGGAAATCCGCGACGGCAAGCTCTATGCACGCGGAGCTACTGACGATAAAGGCCAGGTGTTCATGCACATCAAAGCCATCGAAGCTATCCTTAAGCAGGAAGGCACACTGCCAGTCAATATCAAGCTGTGCATCGAAGGCGAAGAAGAAATCGGCAGCGTAAATCTGCCGCCGTTCCTGGAAGCAAGCAAGGATAAGCTGGCAGCGGATGCAGTACTCGTCTCCGACACCGCCCTCCTGGAACGCGGACGCCCGGCGATCTGCACCGGTCTTCGCGGCCTCTGCTCCCTTGAAGTCAGCGTCCATACGGCTTCCACCGATTTGCACTCCGGCTCTTACGGCGGCGGGGTACCCAATGCGCTGCACGCGCTAGTCTCATTGCTCAGTTCGCTTCATGATGACAAAGGCCGCGTAGCTGTTGAAGGCTTCTACCAGGGCGTACCTGAGCTCTCCCCGCTGCTGCGTGAAGAGTTCGCCAAACAGGGTGTGAATGAAGAGAAGATCAGAGAATCCCTCGGCCTCGATCAGCTGTACGGTGAAGAAGGCTACAGCTTTGTTGAGCGGGTCGGCGCCCGTCCGACGCTTGAGCTTAACGGTGTCTACGGCGGCTTCCAGGGGGAAGGCAGCAAAACCGTCATTCCTAAGGAAGCTCATGCCAAGATTACCTGCCGCCTGGTCGGCGACCAGGATCCGCAGCATATTCTGGATGCTGTGGAAGCTCATCTGAATGCCAACATCCAGGCAGGGGCAAAGGTACATGTGAAGCAGATGGAAAAAGCGCGCGCCTTCAACATTGATCCTTCGAACCCGATTCTGCAGACGGCTGCAGATGCTTTTGGCAAAGTATACGGGACCCGCGCCCTCTTCACCAAAGACGGGGGATCGATCCCGATTATGGAGAGCTTCTCCCGCATTCTAAAGGCACCGGTTGTCCTGATGGGCTTTGGTCTTGATGACGAGAACCTGCACGCTCCCGATGAGCACTTTAACCTGGAGAACTTTGATAAGGGCCTGCTTACAATTGTAGAGTTCCTGAAGACGGTATAA
- a CDS encoding winged helix-turn-helix transcriptional regulator, which translates to MDRSFTEQERLQPLLEDCTIARQILDRVGDKWSVLIIVNLGSGPLRFKELQRRSGGISQRMLTQTLRYLERDGIVWRKATPTVPLTVEYGLTALGESLLQPLTTLVGWVNGNREEITSARISYDSRQEDALTVDGLEETTAPPAAEAIGAE; encoded by the coding sequence ATGGACCGATCATTCACTGAGCAAGAGCGGCTGCAGCCGCTGCTGGAGGATTGCACCATTGCCCGGCAGATTTTAGACCGGGTCGGCGACAAATGGAGTGTGCTGATAATCGTCAATCTCGGTTCCGGGCCCTTGCGGTTCAAGGAGCTGCAGCGGCGCTCCGGCGGAATCTCACAGCGGATGCTGACCCAGACCCTCCGCTATCTGGAGCGCGATGGAATCGTCTGGCGGAAAGCAACACCCACGGTCCCCTTAACCGTTGAATACGGTTTAACCGCGCTGGGAGAGTCCCTGCTGCAGCCGCTGACTACTCTGGTCGGATGGGTAAACGGGAATCGTGAAGAAATTACCAGTGCGCGTATAAGCTATGACAGCAGGCAAGAGGATGCCTTAACGGTAGATGGCCTGGAAGAAACAACAGCGCCGCCAGCGGCGGAAGCGATAGGAGCGGAATAA
- a CDS encoding TRM11 family SAM-dependent methyltransferase, translated as MKQVQTGEIPAYIYTYACSGDELDLCGMELRCLFGQAIPPGIFASSINVEVSRSPFIKERIDVMYAGDSLPEIYKQTEQVEVDGKTFKVIFVKTNDLSPEDKIAYDERRVIEREIGLRIEGEADVNRPELVYGIVTLGGRWYFGTYHKNQATWFRQMKKPRSYSIALSTRVARAAVNMAVPQPAGIRAIDPCCGIGTVMVEALSMGIDIVGRDINPFIAAGARTNIAHFGFESEVTLGDIADITEHYDAAVVDMPYNLYSSITPEEQFDILVNARRIADRVVIVAIEAMDEMIGAAGFEIIDRCVAKKGLFSRHLMLCR; from the coding sequence ATGAAGCAAGTTCAGACGGGAGAGATTCCCGCTTATATTTATACATATGCCTGTTCCGGGGACGAGCTGGATTTATGCGGTATGGAGCTGCGCTGTTTGTTTGGCCAGGCAATTCCTCCGGGGATCTTCGCCAGCAGTATCAATGTAGAAGTCAGCCGCAGTCCGTTTATCAAGGAACGGATAGATGTAATGTACGCCGGAGACAGCCTGCCGGAAATTTATAAGCAGACAGAGCAGGTAGAGGTGGACGGAAAGACCTTTAAGGTGATCTTCGTGAAGACCAATGATTTGTCCCCGGAGGACAAAATAGCGTACGATGAACGCAGAGTGATTGAGCGGGAAATCGGCCTGCGCATCGAGGGAGAGGCGGATGTAAACCGTCCGGAGCTAGTCTACGGGATTGTAACGCTGGGCGGCCGCTGGTACTTTGGGACCTATCATAAGAACCAAGCGACCTGGTTCCGCCAGATGAAGAAACCGCGCAGTTACTCCATTGCGCTCAGTACGCGCGTGGCCCGGGCAGCAGTCAACATGGCTGTGCCGCAGCCGGCCGGTATCAGAGCTATCGATCCTTGCTGCGGCATCGGAACGGTAATGGTCGAAGCGCTGTCTATGGGGATAGATATTGTCGGGCGTGACATTAATCCCTTCATTGCGGCGGGAGCACGGACGAATATTGCCCATTTCGGCTTTGAAAGTGAGGTTACCCTGGGTGATATCGCTGACATAACGGAGCATTACGATGCAGCGGTTGTGGACATGCCTTATAATTTGTACTCCAGCATCACGCCGGAAGAGCAGTTTGATATTCTGGTCAATGCCCGCAGAATTGCTGACCGGGTTGTCATTGTAGCCATTGAAGCGATGGACGAAATGATCGGGGCTGCCGGGTTTGAAATTATAGACCGCTGTGTGGCCAAAAAAGGCCTGTTCTCCCGTCATTTGATGCTGTGCAGATAA
- a CDS encoding NUDIX hydrolase has translation MEAKWLTWAKEIQGIAQTGLTYAKDVYDIERYQALRELSVDILANYTFESKEKIRLAFAEDEGYCTPKVDIRGVIFQDGKILLVREKLDGNWALPGGWGDIGLSPSEVAVKEIAEESGYQAEAVRLLAVLDKKFHNHPPEPYHVYKFFILCRITGGEAAEGVETNGVGFFGEDELPELSQERNTEKQIKMLFEFLKNPQKPVILD, from the coding sequence ATGGAAGCGAAATGGTTAACCTGGGCCAAGGAAATTCAGGGCATTGCCCAGACGGGTCTTACATACGCTAAGGATGTTTACGATATTGAGCGGTATCAGGCGCTGCGTGAGCTTAGCGTAGATATTCTGGCGAATTATACGTTTGAGAGCAAGGAGAAGATCCGGCTCGCTTTTGCAGAGGATGAGGGATACTGTACACCAAAGGTGGATATCCGCGGCGTTATTTTTCAGGACGGGAAAATATTGCTGGTCCGCGAGAAGCTCGACGGCAACTGGGCGCTTCCCGGGGGCTGGGGGGATATCGGGCTGTCACCGAGTGAGGTGGCTGTCAAGGAGATCGCCGAAGAGTCGGGTTATCAGGCTGAAGCGGTTCGGCTGCTCGCTGTGCTGGACAAAAAGTTCCATAATCACCCGCCGGAGCCGTATCATGTATACAAATTTTTCATTCTGTGCCGGATTACAGGAGGAGAAGCAGCGGAAGGTGTAGAAACTAACGGAGTCGGCTTTTTTGGTGAAGATGAACTGCCTGAGCTGTCCCAGGAACGGAATACGGAAAAGCAGATCAAGATGCTTTTCGAATTCTTAAAAAATCCTCAAAAGCCAGTCATATTGGACTAG
- the abc-f gene encoding ribosomal protection-like ABC-F family protein: protein MIISCQNVQKYHGAQLVLSDITFDIRQGEKIGLIGRNGCGKTTLFRLLSGEERPDQGQISIRRGSIVGLLAQIQEADAQETVYAVLQRSFAEPLAWQSRLRELEQQMSGLDAGSEEAAWNRLLKEYGSLQEKFEAAGGYEIDSSIQRVAAGLGIAASQYNRVFASLSGGEKTKVGLAELLLRRPDVLLLDEPTNHLDMEAIEWLEQYLQTYDGTVLAISHDRYFLDAVVRKVVEIEDGEAITYHTNYSGYQIEKEARLLQQFADYQEQQKKIKQMQESIKRLIEWGNRSNPPNPSFHRRAASMQKALDRMVKVKRPVLERKAMDLQLQQDDRTGNQVVILDQISKSYGSRVLFTGASDILRYGETTALIGGNGAGKSTLLRMILGQEAPDSGSCTLGSRAAVGYLAQEAVPEDGKLSVLRYFREEAELEEGEARGQLARFLFYGSDVFKDITNLSGGEWTRLRFAVLMHRRPNLLILDEPTNHLDIDSREALEEALEEFPGTVLAVSHDRYFINRCFGKLWSIEDGRFHAFSGNYEYYKEKQGEKAAVRSSEAEAAGSKAGAPPKSDSARSSSSTPPASSRKPLTAVRWEEEIAAAEERVSRIDAEMLEPSIASDALKLAELQRSRDAAQTQLDDLYTAWMNEAELI from the coding sequence ATGATCATCTCATGTCAAAATGTTCAAAAATACCACGGTGCCCAGCTCGTACTGAGTGACATCACCTTCGATATCCGCCAGGGCGAAAAGATCGGCCTCATAGGCCGCAACGGCTGCGGCAAAACCACTCTCTTCCGGCTGCTGAGCGGAGAAGAACGTCCGGATCAAGGACAAATATCCATCCGCCGGGGCAGTATTGTCGGCCTGCTCGCACAGATCCAAGAAGCTGACGCTCAGGAAACTGTCTATGCCGTTCTGCAGCGCAGCTTTGCCGAACCTCTCGCGTGGCAGAGCCGGCTGCGGGAGCTGGAGCAGCAAATGTCGGGACTGGATGCCGGCAGCGAAGAAGCTGCGTGGAATAGGCTCCTCAAGGAATACGGCAGCCTGCAGGAGAAATTCGAAGCGGCCGGAGGCTATGAGATCGACTCCTCTATCCAGCGCGTCGCGGCTGGCCTTGGCATCGCTGCCTCCCAATATAACCGCGTGTTCGCTTCCCTCTCCGGCGGCGAGAAAACAAAGGTCGGTCTTGCAGAGCTGCTGTTGCGACGTCCCGACGTTCTGCTGCTCGACGAGCCGACCAATCACCTGGACATGGAGGCTATCGAATGGCTGGAGCAGTACCTCCAGACCTATGATGGCACCGTACTGGCCATTTCCCATGACCGCTATTTCCTCGATGCCGTCGTCAGGAAGGTAGTTGAAATTGAAGACGGTGAAGCCATTACCTACCACACTAATTACAGTGGTTATCAGATAGAGAAGGAGGCCCGGCTGCTTCAGCAGTTCGCCGATTACCAGGAGCAGCAAAAGAAAATCAAACAGATGCAGGAAAGCATCAAACGGCTGATCGAATGGGGCAACCGCTCCAATCCGCCGAATCCTTCCTTTCACCGCCGGGCCGCTTCGATGCAAAAGGCACTGGACCGGATGGTCAAGGTCAAACGTCCGGTCCTGGAGCGCAAAGCGATGGATCTGCAGCTGCAGCAGGATGACCGGACCGGCAATCAGGTCGTTATCCTGGACCAGATCAGCAAAAGCTATGGCAGCCGCGTCCTCTTCACAGGAGCCAGCGATATCCTGAGATACGGAGAAACCACCGCACTCATCGGAGGCAACGGCGCCGGCAAAAGTACACTGCTCCGGATGATTCTCGGCCAGGAGGCCCCGGACAGCGGAAGCTGTACACTGGGCTCACGGGCAGCTGTAGGCTATCTCGCCCAGGAAGCCGTGCCTGAGGACGGCAAGCTGTCTGTACTGCGTTATTTCCGCGAAGAGGCGGAACTGGAGGAAGGCGAAGCCCGCGGACAGCTTGCCCGCTTCCTCTTCTACGGCAGTGATGTGTTTAAGGACATCACCAATCTGTCCGGCGGAGAGTGGACGCGGCTGCGCTTCGCGGTGCTGATGCACCGCCGTCCAAACCTGCTCATCCTTGATGAGCCGACCAACCATCTGGACATCGATTCCCGAGAGGCACTGGAAGAGGCGCTTGAGGAATTCCCCGGCACGGTGCTGGCGGTATCCCATGACCGCTATTTCATCAACCGCTGCTTCGGCAAGCTGTGGTCGATTGAAGACGGCCGGTTCCATGCATTCTCAGGGAATTATGAATATTACAAAGAGAAGCAGGGCGAGAAAGCCGCTGTCCGTTCTTCAGAAGCAGAGGCAGCCGGTTCCAAAGCCGGCGCTCCGCCGAAAAGTGATTCCGCACGAAGCAGCAGCTCCACTCCTCCCGCTTCCTCCCGCAAACCGCTCACTGCGGTCCGCTGGGAGGAAGAGATCGCGGCAGCCGAAGAACGGGTGAGCCGGATAGATGCCGAGATGCTGGAGCCCTCCATCGCCAGCGATGCACTGAAGCTGGCTGAGCTTCAGCGCTCGCGGGATGCCGCGCAGACCCAGCTGGATGACTTATATACAGCCTGGATGAACGAAGCGGAATTAATTTAA
- a CDS encoding chromate transporter, which yields MEWLELIFGFFMANLLGYGGGPSSIPLMYEEIVPHYGWLTDEQFSNMLALGNALPGPIATKIAAYVGYDVFGWIGVIVALLATVLPSAAALIILLQVMQKYKQSPVVKGMTLLVQPVIAIMMTVLTIQMAKSPAEGIGIWQTLIIAVIAFAAMKWLKLHPALVIVAAFAYGAFLLPYTV from the coding sequence ATGGAATGGCTAGAACTGATCTTCGGATTTTTCATGGCTAATCTGCTCGGTTATGGCGGCGGCCCCTCCTCCATTCCGTTGATGTATGAGGAAATAGTCCCGCATTACGGATGGCTCACGGATGAACAATTTTCCAATATGCTGGCGCTTGGCAATGCCTTGCCTGGTCCGATTGCCACCAAAATCGCCGCTTACGTCGGCTATGATGTCTTTGGCTGGATTGGAGTCATTGTAGCGCTGCTTGCTACAGTCCTCCCTTCTGCCGCTGCCCTGATCATCCTGCTTCAAGTCATGCAGAAATATAAACAGTCTCCTGTCGTAAAAGGGATGACTCTGCTCGTACAACCGGTAATCGCTATTATGATGACTGTGCTTACGATTCAAATGGCTAAAAGTCCGGCAGAAGGCATCGGGATCTGGCAGACACTCATCATTGCCGTAATAGCTTTTGCCGCCATGAAGTGGCTGAAGCTGCATCCCGCACTTGTGATTGTTGCCGCTTTTGCCTATGGAGCGTTTCTGCTTCCTTATACGGTCTAG
- a CDS encoding bifunctional diguanylate cyclase/phosphodiesterase: MRQEERKTIQAAIIGAALFLLIQIFRTPLSHIENQDVLLAFYLIIGCCNIAFGFAIFAQGWLFFSDKLSRARLYTSALFLGVCIFDFLHTLSFVGIPAISSMISTDQSLWLLTFSRLASAFGILFIFSKEDQPVSVTGKKKVFGVSLVLIALSLSLLIFSHSIAQGFPAYSWVNTMKHLVDMAVLFVYLLSVGIIVYPGRVEKSASLLIIIRALIFFALGQVFFMNLLSVGEMDYLFGMLSSGISYYLMLTGVYRLTIDEPYHENQQAEARINFLAYHDDVTGLPNRRRLMQRVEEMIVQSEKDKSRGFSALVIMNINHFKNINDSLGHYAGDLLLQLVSERFQNEVQVNEELFSMGADEFAFLMTERTGVESCLVRASELLRLFETPVQLESGEYHISLSLGMSIHPGDGDTAEQLIQNADTAVHNAKEQNVEIRRYIPSMQMKAKERLKLENDLRRALERDEFYLVYQPQVRLETEEIVGMEALLRWNHPKRGIVSPVEFIPIAEESGLIVPIGEWVLKTACRQNKEWQAAGYRPICVSINLSMRQFLQPNLAGKIDAILQEIGLDPCYVDLEITESMTLDKETAFDQLNRLKRLGVFISIDDFGTGYSSLHYLKNMPIDRLKIDRSFVSEVMEDSNNAAIVSTITSMAHHLKLKVTAEGVENKDQLNFLRQQHCHEAQGYLFSKPVIAAEFETEFLKPLMGVSL, encoded by the coding sequence ATGAGACAAGAAGAGAGAAAGACAATCCAAGCGGCGATTATAGGGGCCGCACTGTTCCTTCTAATTCAGATTTTCCGCACACCGCTTAGTCATATCGAGAATCAGGATGTACTGCTAGCATTCTATCTTATTATCGGCTGCTGCAATATAGCTTTTGGTTTTGCGATTTTTGCCCAAGGATGGCTGTTTTTCTCCGACAAATTATCCAGAGCAAGACTTTATACCTCCGCTTTATTTTTAGGAGTATGCATCTTTGATTTTTTACACACCTTAAGTTTTGTGGGAATTCCTGCAATATCTTCTATGATCAGCACCGATCAATCCCTTTGGCTGCTTACCTTCTCGCGTCTGGCCAGCGCATTCGGCATACTGTTTATTTTCAGCAAGGAAGACCAGCCTGTATCTGTAACGGGTAAAAAAAAGGTGTTCGGTGTATCGCTCGTACTGATTGCCCTTTCGCTGTCACTTCTGATCTTTAGCCATTCCATTGCTCAGGGATTTCCGGCCTACTCCTGGGTAAACACGATGAAGCATCTGGTGGATATGGCGGTGCTGTTTGTCTATCTGCTCAGTGTCGGCATTATTGTATACCCGGGCAGGGTTGAGAAATCTGCCTCTCTGCTCATTATTATCCGCGCCTTGATCTTTTTCGCCTTGGGTCAGGTATTCTTCATGAACCTGTTAAGTGTCGGGGAGATGGACTATCTCTTTGGAATGCTCAGCAGCGGAATATCTTATTATCTGATGCTCACCGGTGTGTACCGGCTGACGATCGATGAACCTTACCATGAGAATCAGCAGGCGGAAGCACGGATTAACTTTTTGGCATATCACGATGACGTGACAGGTCTTCCGAATAGAAGGCGTCTGATGCAGCGTGTGGAAGAAATGATCGTGCAGAGTGAAAAAGATAAAAGCCGTGGATTTTCGGCGCTGGTCATTATGAATATTAATCATTTTAAAAATATCAATGACTCTTTGGGGCATTACGCCGGCGATCTGCTGCTGCAGCTTGTTTCGGAGCGGTTTCAAAATGAGGTTCAGGTGAACGAAGAACTGTTCAGTATGGGGGCAGATGAGTTTGCCTTCTTGATGACGGAGCGGACCGGTGTAGAGAGCTGCCTGGTGCGCGCGTCTGAGCTTTTGCGGCTGTTCGAGACTCCAGTGCAGCTGGAATCCGGTGAATATCATATCTCTCTGAGCCTTGGGATGAGTATCCACCCCGGCGATGGGGATACGGCAGAACAGTTGATCCAGAATGCGGATACGGCTGTCCATAATGCCAAAGAGCAAAACGTGGAGATCCGCCGCTATATACCATCCATGCAGATGAAGGCCAAAGAACGCCTCAAGCTGGAAAACGATCTGCGCCGGGCACTGGAACGTGATGAATTCTATCTTGTCTATCAGCCGCAGGTACGGCTTGAGACCGAAGAAATTGTCGGGATGGAGGCACTGCTGCGCTGGAATCATCCAAAACGGGGGATTGTATCGCCTGTGGAGTTCATTCCGATTGCAGAAGAGAGCGGACTCATCGTTCCCATCGGGGAATGGGTACTGAAAACAGCCTGCCGGCAAAATAAAGAGTGGCAGGCAGCGGGATACCGCCCGATCTGTGTATCCATTAACCTGTCCATGCGCCAGTTTCTACAGCCTAATCTGGCCGGTAAAATTGATGCCATCCTGCAGGAGATCGGTCTGGATCCTTGTTATGTGGATTTGGAAATTACGGAAAGCATGACCTTGGACAAGGAAACCGCTTTTGACCAGCTTAACCGCTTGAAGCGGCTTGGCGTATTCATCAGTATTGATGATTTCGGCACAGGCTACAGTTCCTTGCATTATTTGAAGAATATGCCGATTGACAGGCTGAAGATTGACCGTTCCTTCGTCTCTGAAGTGATGGAAGACAGCAATAATGCTGCGATTGTCTCTACGATTACATCCATGGCCCACCACTTGAAGCTGAAGGTTACCGCTGAGGGCGTGGAGAATAAAGATCAGCTGAACTTCTTGCGCCAGCAGCATTGCCATGAAGCGCAAGGTTATCTGTTCAGCAAACCGGTAATAGCCGCAGAATTTGAAACAGAATTCCTAAAGCCATTAATGGGCGTATCTTTGTAA
- a CDS encoding PH domain-containing protein — MAIFNGLLGNATQVELADVQREYARILAPQEKIERAYKLIRDMFIFTDKRLILVDKQGVTGKKTQYHSIPYKSISHYSVETAGHFDLDAELCLYVSGSALPLKKTFNKSVNIYEVQAVLSQYILK; from the coding sequence ATGGCGATTTTTAACGGGCTCCTGGGCAATGCAACCCAGGTTGAGCTAGCCGATGTACAGCGGGAATATGCGCGGATTCTGGCCCCTCAGGAGAAGATTGAACGGGCATATAAGCTAATCAGGGATATGTTTATTTTTACGGATAAACGGCTGATTCTCGTTGATAAACAGGGCGTAACCGGCAAGAAGACACAGTACCATTCTATACCCTATAAGAGTATTTCCCATTATTCCGTGGAGACGGCGGGCCACTTTGATCTGGATGCGGAGCTGTGCCTGTATGTATCCGGCAGTGCCCTGCCGCTGAAGAAGACGTTCAATAAATCGGTCAATATTTACGAGGTGCAGGCGGTGCTGTCGCAGTATATTTTGAAATGA